A section of the Gloeobacter violaceus PCC 7421 genome encodes:
- the fusA gene encoding elongation factor G: MARNIPLERVRNIGIAAHIDAGKTTTTERILFYSGVIHKIGEVHEGNTVTDWMAQERERGITITAAAITTAWTRRDPENPTQPLPGALEHKINIIDTPGHVDFTIEVERSMRVLDGVITVLCSVGGVQPQTETVWRQANRYNVPRFIFVNKMDRTGANFYKVYSQVRDRLRANAVPIQLPIGAEDTLSGIVDLVGMKAYVYGNDIGTDIRVEEIPADMEELVQEYRAKLIEAVSETDDVLLEKYFGGEELTEAEIKAALRKGTVANTIVPMLCGSAFKNKGVQQMLDAVLDYLPSPLDIPPIKGLLPNGTEVERSADDSQPLSALAFKIMADPYGRLTFVRVYSGILQKGSYALNASKDKKERISRLIVLKADDRIEVDELRAGDLGAVVGLKDTFTGDTLCTEDSPVILESLFIPEPVISVAIEPKTKADLDKLSKALQSLSEEDPTFRVHVDQETNQTIIAGMGELHLEILVDRMLREFKVEANVGAPQVAYRETIRKAVNNVEGLYKRQTGGKGQYGHVVINLEPGEPGTGFEFVSKIVGGVVPKEYIGPAEQGMKERCESGVIAGYPLIDVKVTMVDGSYHDVDSSEMAFKIAGSLALREAAQKAQPVLLEPMMKVEVEVSGDFLGDVMGDLNARRGQIESMDNEGGVSKVTSRVPLAEMFGYATDIRSKTQGRGTFSMEFSHYEEVPRNVAETIIAKNKGNA, translated from the coding sequence GTGGCACGCAACATTCCCCTGGAGCGGGTACGCAACATCGGCATCGCAGCACACATCGATGCTGGCAAGACTACCACGACCGAGCGCATTCTGTTCTACTCCGGGGTAATCCACAAGATTGGCGAGGTGCACGAGGGCAACACCGTCACCGACTGGATGGCCCAGGAACGCGAGCGCGGCATCACGATTACCGCAGCGGCGATCACCACCGCCTGGACGCGCCGCGACCCCGAAAATCCCACCCAGCCCCTGCCCGGTGCCCTGGAGCACAAGATCAACATCATCGACACCCCCGGCCACGTCGACTTCACCATCGAAGTCGAGCGCTCGATGCGCGTGCTGGATGGGGTGATCACGGTGCTGTGCTCGGTGGGTGGCGTGCAACCCCAGACCGAGACCGTCTGGCGCCAGGCCAACCGCTATAACGTGCCGCGCTTTATCTTCGTCAACAAGATGGACCGCACCGGCGCCAATTTCTACAAGGTTTACAGCCAGGTGCGCGACCGGCTGCGGGCCAACGCCGTGCCGATTCAGTTACCCATCGGCGCCGAGGACACCCTGAGCGGCATCGTCGATCTGGTGGGCATGAAGGCCTACGTCTACGGCAACGACATCGGCACCGATATCCGGGTTGAGGAAATCCCTGCTGATATGGAGGAACTGGTGCAGGAGTACCGCGCCAAGCTCATCGAAGCGGTCTCGGAGACCGACGATGTGCTGCTTGAGAAGTACTTCGGCGGTGAAGAGCTTACCGAGGCTGAGATCAAGGCTGCTCTGCGCAAAGGCACCGTCGCCAACACGATCGTGCCGATGCTCTGCGGCTCGGCTTTTAAGAACAAGGGCGTGCAGCAGATGCTCGATGCGGTGCTCGACTATTTGCCCTCGCCCCTCGACATCCCGCCCATCAAGGGCCTGCTGCCCAACGGTACCGAGGTCGAGCGCAGCGCCGACGACAGCCAGCCGCTCTCGGCTCTGGCCTTCAAGATCATGGCCGACCCCTACGGACGGCTCACCTTCGTGCGCGTCTACTCGGGCATTCTCCAGAAAGGCAGCTACGCCCTCAACGCCAGCAAGGACAAGAAGGAGCGCATCTCGCGGCTCATCGTGCTCAAGGCCGACGATCGCATCGAGGTGGACGAGTTGCGCGCGGGCGACCTTGGCGCGGTGGTCGGCCTCAAGGACACCTTCACCGGCGACACGCTGTGTACCGAAGATTCGCCGGTCATCCTCGAATCGCTGTTTATTCCAGAACCGGTGATCTCGGTAGCCATCGAGCCCAAGACCAAAGCCGACCTCGACAAGCTCTCCAAGGCGCTGCAGTCGCTCTCCGAAGAAGACCCGACCTTCCGGGTCCACGTCGACCAGGAGACCAACCAGACGATTATCGCGGGGATGGGCGAACTGCACCTCGAGATCCTCGTGGACCGCATGCTGCGCGAGTTCAAGGTCGAGGCCAACGTCGGTGCGCCGCAGGTGGCCTACCGCGAGACGATTCGCAAAGCGGTCAATAATGTCGAGGGCCTCTACAAGCGTCAGACCGGCGGCAAGGGTCAGTACGGTCACGTCGTCATCAACCTCGAACCGGGTGAGCCGGGTACGGGTTTCGAGTTCGTCTCGAAGATTGTCGGCGGCGTCGTGCCCAAGGAGTACATCGGTCCGGCCGAGCAGGGCATGAAGGAGCGCTGCGAGTCGGGGGTGATCGCGGGCTACCCGCTCATCGACGTGAAGGTGACGATGGTGGACGGCTCCTACCACGACGTCGATTCCTCCGAAATGGCCTTCAAGATCGCCGGTTCGCTGGCGCTGCGGGAAGCGGCTCAAAAGGCGCAGCCTGTGCTGCTCGAACCGATGATGAAGGTCGAGGTCGAAGTGTCCGGCGACTTCCTGGGCGATGTGATGGGCGATCTGAACGCCCGCCGCGGTCAGATCGAGTCGATGGACAACGAAGGAGGCGTCTCGAAGGTCACCTCCCGGGTGCCCCTGGCCGAGATGTTCGGTTATGCCACCGACATCCGCTCCAAGACCCAGGGTCGTGGTACTTTCTCGATGGAGTTCAGCCATTACGAAGAAGTGCCGCGCAACGTCGCCGAGACGATCATCGCCAAAAACAAAGGGAACGCTTAA
- the tuf gene encoding elongation factor Tu — MARAKFERNKPHVNIGTIGHVDHGKTTLTAAITMTLAALGRAKAKKYDEIDQAPEEKARGITINTAHVEYETEKRHYAHVDCPGHADYVKNMITGAAQMDGAILVVSAADGPMPQTREHILLARQVGVPNIVVFLNKKDQLDDPELLELVELEVRELLSKYDFPGDDVPIVAGSALMALEKMASEPKLIRGKDDWVDCIYSLMDAVDAYIPTPERAIDKPFLMAVEDVFSITGRGTVATGRIERGKVKVGETIELVGIRGTRSTTVTGLEMFQKSLDEGLAGDNIGVLLRGIKKEDVERGMVLAKPGSITPHTQFEGEVYILSKEEGGRHTPFFAGYRPQFYVRTTDVTGTIVTFTDDEGKSAEMVMPGDRIKMTVELINPIAIEDGMRFAIREGGRTVGAGVVSKILK; from the coding sequence ATGGCTCGCGCTAAGTTCGAACGGAATAAACCGCACGTCAACATCGGGACCATCGGTCACGTCGACCATGGCAAGACGACGCTGACGGCGGCCATCACCATGACGCTGGCCGCGCTCGGCCGCGCCAAGGCCAAGAAGTACGACGAAATTGACCAGGCCCCCGAAGAGAAAGCCCGCGGCATCACGATCAACACCGCCCACGTCGAGTACGAGACCGAGAAGCGCCACTACGCCCACGTGGATTGCCCCGGTCACGCCGACTACGTCAAGAACATGATCACCGGCGCCGCCCAGATGGATGGTGCCATCCTGGTGGTCTCGGCGGCGGACGGTCCGATGCCCCAGACCCGCGAGCACATCCTGCTTGCCCGTCAGGTCGGCGTGCCCAATATCGTCGTCTTCTTGAACAAAAAAGACCAGCTCGACGACCCCGAATTGCTGGAACTGGTCGAACTGGAAGTGCGCGAGCTGCTTTCTAAGTACGACTTTCCCGGCGATGACGTCCCGATCGTGGCGGGTTCGGCCCTGATGGCCCTCGAGAAGATGGCCTCCGAGCCGAAGCTCATCCGCGGCAAGGACGATTGGGTCGATTGCATCTACTCGCTGATGGACGCGGTGGACGCCTACATCCCCACTCCCGAGCGGGCGATCGACAAGCCGTTCTTGATGGCGGTCGAAGACGTCTTCTCGATCACCGGCCGCGGCACTGTCGCCACCGGCCGCATCGAGCGCGGCAAGGTCAAAGTCGGCGAGACCATCGAGTTGGTGGGCATCCGCGGGACCCGCTCCACCACCGTCACCGGTCTGGAGATGTTCCAGAAGTCCCTCGATGAGGGCCTGGCGGGCGACAACATCGGCGTCCTCCTGCGCGGGATCAAAAAAGAGGACGTCGAGCGCGGCATGGTGCTTGCCAAGCCCGGCTCGATCACCCCCCACACCCAGTTCGAGGGCGAGGTCTACATCCTCAGCAAAGAAGAAGGTGGCCGCCATACCCCCTTCTTCGCCGGCTACCGCCCGCAGTTCTACGTGCGCACCACCGACGTGACCGGCACCATCGTCACCTTCACCGACGACGAAGGCAAGTCCGCCGAGATGGTGATGCCTGGCGACCGCATCAAGATGACCGTTGAACTGATCAACCCAATCGCCATCGAGGACGGCATGCGCTTTGCCATCCGCGAGGGCGGCCGCACCGTGGGCGCGGGCGTTGTCTCCAAGATCCTGAAGTAA
- the rpsJ gene encoding 30S ribosomal protein S10 produces the protein MALTQQKIRIRLQAFDHGLLDQSCSKIVDTANRTNAAAVGPIPLPTRIRRYCVLRSPHVDKDSREHFETRTHRRIIDIYQPSAKTIDALMRLDLPAGVDIEVKL, from the coding sequence ATGGCGCTGACCCAGCAAAAAATTCGCATTCGTCTGCAGGCGTTCGATCACGGCCTGCTCGATCAATCCTGCTCAAAGATCGTCGATACGGCCAACCGCACCAACGCCGCCGCCGTGGGGCCGATTCCGCTGCCCACGCGCATCCGCCGTTACTGCGTTCTCAGATCGCCGCACGTCGACAAAGATTCGCGCGAGCACTTCGAGACGCGCACCCACCGCCGGATCATCGACATTTACCAACCCTCGGCAAAGACGATCGACGCGCTGATGCGCCTCGACTTGCCGGCGGGCGTCGATATCGAAGTCAAGCTTTGA
- a CDS encoding Uma2 family endonuclease — MQYDPLVEHLPSSAQLPDSDETPVDNELQDSVPTLLKIILAALWKHREDWFFGIDMAVYYAPDEPPIVPDGFLCVGVSRFKGENGRPSYVLWEEGEVVPILVLEVVSRTYRGEYNRKLRDYAELGVRYYAIYNPNLRRKREPLEIYELNQGTFTRLTGEPVWLEGIGLSLGRGRGRFNGWEREWLYWFGEDGQRFPSPEERAERLAAYLRNQGVDPDKI, encoded by the coding sequence GTGCAGTACGACCCGCTTGTTGAGCATCTGCCTTCTTCTGCGCAACTGCCGGATTCCGATGAGACTCCCGTGGACAATGAACTTCAGGATTCTGTCCCGACCCTGTTGAAGATCATCCTGGCCGCCCTGTGGAAGCACCGCGAAGACTGGTTTTTCGGCATCGACATGGCCGTCTACTACGCTCCGGACGAACCCCCAATCGTGCCGGACGGCTTTCTGTGCGTGGGCGTGTCGAGATTCAAGGGGGAGAACGGACGACCCAGCTATGTGCTCTGGGAAGAAGGTGAGGTTGTCCCGATTCTGGTTTTGGAAGTCGTCTCCAGAACCTATCGCGGTGAATACAACCGCAAGCTCAGGGACTATGCAGAACTTGGTGTCCGATACTATGCCATCTACAATCCAAATCTTCGGCGCAAACGCGAGCCGCTCGAAATCTACGAATTGAATCAGGGCACCTTCACCCGCCTTACAGGGGAGCCCGTTTGGCTGGAGGGTATCGGGCTGAGCCTGGGACGGGGGCGTGGACGGTTCAATGGCTGGGAGCGCGAATGGTTGTACTGGTTTGGTGAAGACGGGCAAAGGTTCCCTTCCCCCGAAGAAAGAGCGGAACGCCTGGCGGCGTATCTTCGCAATCAAGGTGTCGATCCTGACAAAATTTGA
- the argB gene encoding acetylglutamate kinase, whose protein sequence is MSQDAPSCFTAIISPADRVQVLAEALPYIQRFAGKTIVVKYGGAAMVKENLRDLVIRDIVFLATVGIKPVVVHGGGPEINSWLERLNIPVQFVGGLRVTDKITMEVVEMVLAGKVNKSIVQMINQAGGSAVGLCGRDGSIIEARPHQSAQLQPDIGFVGDIQSVNPKLIQSLLKEGHIPVLSSVASDENGQAYNINADTAAGELAAALDAEKLILLTDTPGILLDKDHPRSLIRKLDIYQARKLIAEGVVDGGMIPKVQCCVRALAQGVRAAHIVDGRQMHALLLEVLTDQGIGSMLVASELV, encoded by the coding sequence GTGTCCCAGGACGCCCCGAGCTGTTTTACCGCCATCATCTCCCCGGCCGACCGCGTGCAGGTGCTGGCCGAGGCGCTGCCCTACATTCAGCGCTTTGCCGGTAAGACGATCGTCGTCAAGTACGGCGGTGCGGCAATGGTCAAAGAAAACCTGCGCGACCTGGTCATTCGCGACATCGTGTTTCTGGCCACCGTCGGTATCAAGCCGGTGGTCGTCCATGGCGGCGGGCCCGAGATTAACAGCTGGCTGGAGCGGCTCAACATTCCGGTGCAGTTTGTGGGCGGCTTGCGAGTGACCGACAAGATCACCATGGAAGTGGTGGAGATGGTCCTCGCGGGCAAAGTGAATAAATCGATCGTCCAGATGATCAACCAGGCGGGCGGCTCGGCGGTGGGTCTTTGCGGTCGCGACGGCTCGATTATCGAGGCGCGTCCCCACCAGAGCGCCCAACTGCAGCCGGACATCGGCTTTGTGGGCGATATCCAGAGCGTCAACCCCAAATTGATTCAGTCGCTGCTCAAAGAAGGTCACATCCCGGTGCTTTCCAGTGTGGCGAGCGACGAGAACGGCCAAGCCTACAACATCAACGCCGACACCGCCGCCGGGGAACTCGCAGCGGCCCTCGATGCCGAGAAATTGATTCTGCTCACCGATACCCCGGGGATTTTGCTGGACAAAGACCATCCCAGGTCGCTGATTCGAAAACTGGACATCTACCAGGCCCGCAAACTGATCGCCGAAGGCGTCGTGGACGGGGGCATGATCCCCAAAGTCCAGTGCTGCGTGCGCGCCCTCGCCCAAGGGGTTCGCGCCGCCCACATCGTCGATGGTCGGCAGATGCATGCGCTCTTGCTGGAGGTGCTTACCGATCAGGGCATCGGCAGCATGCTGGTTGCCTCGGAACTTGTTTGA